The Anaerobaca lacustris genome includes the window CGCCAGCAGCCCGATCACGAGCACCGCCCCCGCCGCCGAGACGAGGACCGCGGCGCCCGCCCACAGCGGCAGCGGTCCTGCACTGGTCGTAAAGAGCTTCGACTTGTCTTGAGAAGACCCTGACGCCATCACTGGCCCCCTTTCCTGATCCAATCGAGTCCCGCATCGGGTAACGCCGGCCGCAGCATCGACGGGCTCGTCGAGAGGCTGCGGACCGATCCGTGGATGTTCTCATGGCAATCCCAGCATCGCCGCTCGGCCGACGCCGCCAGGCGAACCATCGCCAACTGGTCGCTGTGGCAGCGGACGCAGTTGCTCTGGACGACCGGCACCGCCGGCGCCGACAGCTCCAGCACCTGCGGCTCCTTCCGCAGCGTGAAGACGTACGAGTGCTTCATCCCGTCGCGAGCTTTGTAGGCGTACTTGGCCGCGACGTTGTGGTGCGGCACGTGGCAATCGACGCACGCGGCCACCCGCCCGTGGCTGCCCCGCTGCCAACTGGCATACGCGTCGGTCATGACATGACAGTTGATGCACGTAAGCGGGCTGTCGGACAGATACGACGTCGCGTTAGCCACGCGGACCAGAAGCAGCGCCAGCCCGACCGCCACTCCGGCCAGCCCGTAGATCCCCACCTGCCAGGCCCTCGGCAGGCCCGAAAGCCCCACGATCGACATGACCCGACGCCACAGTTCCATGCCTCGAATCATACGCCCGACCGCCACCGCCCGCAATCCCCACGGATCGAGGTTTTTCCCCGATGCTGCGCCAGGGCCGCAGTCCTGGCGGGTTTGAAGTGCGAAGTCTCAAGTGTCAGGAACAGACGCAACCGAACCATTGCCGGACAATCCCGACGCCTCCACACTTCAAACTTCAAACTTGGCACCTGCAACTTCAAACCTCGGCGACTTCCCGCAGGCCCCAGGCGAATCCCACGGCAGCGATATCACTCGTCCCGCCCAGAACCGGCAAGGCGTCCGCGAAAGTCGCCAGTGGACCCTATTTCCGATAGGCCGGTTTGAGGTTCTTCACCATCGGGTAGTGTCTGGTGTTGAGGGTCTTCAGATCGGCATTCTCGGCTTCTGCGGTGGCCGCCACGATAGCGTCTGCCAGACCGACGCCGTGGGACTTGCCGTAGTCTCGCTTGTACAGACCGGCGACCTTGGCGATCTCAGCGCTGACAGGGACAACGCGGAAGAGGGAGATGAAGCCGTCCAGAGCAGCGTGTTCGCCATCTCCCTTCACACCCGCATATAGCTCCGCCACCGCGATGGATGACAAGATGATACGAGCATGGTGGGTATTGACGAAGGCCACGGCCCTGGCGTGACCGCGAAGGAAGTCCACGAGGACATCCGTGTCCGGGAGAATCGGCCGGATCATCGTGAGTCCCTGTCCCATTCGGCACGGAGGGCCCCGAAGTCCGGAAGATCGGCGCGGTCCTTCCAGATTCCGGCCACCTCGCGCAACACCGCGGCTCTGTTGCGGCCGCCCGCCCGGTCGATCAGCCGGTCCACGGCCTCCCGAATCAGCTCACTCTGCTTCTTCCCGGAGGTCCTGGCGATGGCGGCCAGTTCCTCCCGTTGCTCTTCGGTCAGATAGATCTGCGTTCGTACCATGCCACACCTCATAGCCATATACATCAGTATTATACATCATCCCGTCGTCCCGTCAAGGCCCCCCATTCCG containing:
- a CDS encoding ribbon-helix-helix protein, CopG family, whose product is MVRTQIYLTEEQREELAAIARTSGKKQSELIREAVDRLIDRAGGRNRAAVLREVAGIWKDRADLPDFGALRAEWDRDSR
- a CDS encoding type II toxin-antitoxin system VapC family toxin: MIRPILPDTDVLVDFLRGHARAVAFVNTHHARIILSSIAVAELYAGVKGDGEHAALDGFISLFRVVPVSAEIAKVAGLYKRDYGKSHGVGLADAIVAATAEAENADLKTLNTRHYPMVKNLKPAYRK
- the nrfH gene encoding cytochrome c nitrite reductase small subunit; the encoded protein is MELWRRVMSIVGLSGLPRAWQVGIYGLAGVAVGLALLLVRVANATSYLSDSPLTCINCHVMTDAYASWQRGSHGRVAACVDCHVPHHNVAAKYAYKARDGMKHSYVFTLRKEPQVLELSAPAVPVVQSNCVRCHSDQLAMVRLAASAERRCWDCHENIHGSVRSLSTSPSMLRPALPDAGLDWIRKGGQ